Sequence from the Temnothorax longispinosus isolate EJ_2023e chromosome 6, Tlon_JGU_v1, whole genome shotgun sequence genome:
AATCAAGAGTGTCTCGAAGTAATAGCTCAGTCAGCGCGTATCATTCTAGAGACTTTAGATATCATTCTCTTTCCCCAGGCCCACGATCTTCCACAGCACCATGTACGCCAGGAACACCAGGAATTAGCCCTATCATGTCAAGAGCTAGTAGCGTTAGCAATAATGTACCTGATATTGCACCACAGGTAATAAAAACTTCTATAGAATCTGCCTTGTTCTgaaatgaatattttcttacaaaaatctttttttttttttaatttgtttgtttaCGGGATTAATACAAAGCAGTttgttaaaacatttttctttgcaGCCTGCATGGAAATCTGTTATCTTTAAGCATTTTTTCTTCACGCAGGTATATCATATCTGAAGATATGGTAGatgcttattttttttagcatagcattattatagtattattagtattattaatagatattaatattattaataacccAGATAGCAGAGTGCGTCAAATGACGTTATAATGCCGTCAAAGTGACGTCTCTAACGACAACAATCCGTCACTTTGACTGCACTATTACGCCACTTGACGCCACTCTGCTATCTGGGAAGTTGTAtatgtttcaatttatttctaatatttaaaaaaatatatatacatatttattatctcaatctttcttaattaaaaatatgtgaaatatacatattctattGTTAGTTTTGCTACTTTTTAAAAccaactttattaattaatgacgaacatttttcaaaatagttgttttaaatatatttatacatttcttttttagattCCTCCATTGCCTATGAATTATAGACCAACTGTTCCACCTGCCATATGCGGAACACCATTTTTGGATGATGAAAAGTTGAATGTATTAAAAGTGATAGAGAAGAAACCAAATAGCAATCTTATAGATTTGAATAGTTTCGAGCAAACAGAGGACAAAACAAATGTACGAGTTAGCGTGTTGGAAGCATTCGATCCGTTACTTATTAAGACTGACAACGGAAATAATTCTATACCAGAGCATAAAGATGGTAAATTAtcaaatctcattttttctaaattattaatatggtataaaataattacagaataattatagtataaaataatataatatgtcaaATTTAAAACTCGAAACATGTGACTAAAAATGGAAGTACAttctgttattttaatattaataaataacattgaataatttttacagattcACAATCACAAGTTAGTGGCAGTGTATATGATCCATTCGATCCGTTTGATTATATGTACAGCACAAATGAAAGTGTCAACTCGGATCCCGTTTATGCTGCTGTGGAAAAATCTGCGAAATCGCCAGCTGTATCGCCAGCTGCACCACCTCCACTGCCTCCTCGAAATTCATCTGCATGGAATACCATAGAGAGACGAAGAACTTCCTTAGATCGTCGAGTAAGTTGCGAAAAAATTTCTgtctaatttttcataaaataattgttatactttaatattattttcagcaGAAGCGTCAAACACGATTATACGAAAACTTAACAGTCATTAAAACTAGATCATCTCTGCATGATTGTGATCTGAAGGCATTTCACAACATGATAAAGTCTATACGAAGTTAGTAGAGAACCTTTTGTTCTATAATGGTATATTGATACATCTTTGTTGCTTACAATTTGGTTCAATTTCAGGCGAGTTTCCGTTTAATAATCCTAGTACAAATATTGGATACGTTGTTAGCCCAATAATGGAGAATCTATATCCAGATGGTACAAGTATAAAATTAGTAGTCCATCCACAATTACTCAATAACGATAAAGATCCTGTATCATCTATTACTTTCACTTGTAATggtaagttaaaaaaaaaatctttttttttccaaagtaAGAttactttctctcttttgtaTCTAAAGCAAATCGTTTTAAACATGTTTCAGTGAATTGCAGTGTCGAGCATGTTATCTTGAACGTCGCTTGTTCCTTGGAGGATGAAGATACAgtaaatgtagaaaaatattgtttaagagTATGGGGATTAGCTGAATACCTTGCACCTAACACAACTTTAGCACAATACGAATACATACATCTATgcattaaattagaaaaagatatcgaATTAGCTATAATGAGCAGGGCACAAATTAAACAATCCATTGCTCGAACGGTCAGTATcagacatatatgtatattgtatacatattataatgtatCGCAAGCAGACTGTTCAAAccattattcttttttttccagcTACAAGATGATAATTGTGATCAAACTCTAAAATTAGAAGATATTCTACCAAATGAACCGTCACAGCCTATTTCATATGATAcattagttattttattaggtatgtttacacacacacatgcatatgaaaagaaattgtttgtctataatatatttatattgcacattgaattttaatattacgttATGGATTATAGAAACAGTAGAAAAGGAAATGGAACGCGTAGAAACTGCAGCGTTACAATTGGCAACCACAAATCAAGGTTCTACCTTATTACCTCAACTTCAACCGCACGGCGTAGTGCAAGCAGTTAAAGCAGTGTGTGCCTTAATGGGAAACATCGAGACATTCGAGATCACGGAAGCTATTGACAATTTCGTGAATGCTTGCTGCCAATTTTTGCCGCAAGCTCACACAGCTAATATAGACTGTAAAAAGCCCGAGATTATACACGAAGATGGCGATTATGCTGTGGTTACTTTGAGGAAAAAGTTTCCTGATGTGATCGCTTCTCATTGTCATAAAATTCGCGATGCTATTCAGGAACTCGTCGAGACCTACTGTCATGCGTTTAGGGTCGATTTTCAACTAAATAACAAAGGAGAATTTTCGACAAGTAAGAAGGCTAATcctattgcaataatatactttgtagaagataaaattttatgatataatcatgatatatttttccttaacAGATACACTGATTGCGACAGAAGTAATTGATACTATTCTGGTGCGTGTTGGAGCTCTGCACAGGCTACCAACCACGTGGAAACACGACGATTATATAGTGGCAGCTCAAATCTTTCACGGAACCAGACCTGTGGGAAATCCAGTTTTATCAGAACCAATGACGGTTAgcacaaatttttatccaaggattttatttaattcgtgGTAAGTACGAAAAGACGCTTACAATACTCAAGAATGCCAGTTggatttaatacaaattatataatttatataaggtTGGAATTTCGTGGAATAAGTGTATGTCAAGTACCACGGGAAGCTAGACTTGTGTTAGTTCTTTACGGACGTACGCTGCAGCCTGCGGAGCACGAATCCAACTCATCCGCGGAAAACGCGATGCAGAAAGAAGAACTGGGATGGGGTGCTATACAATTCTTCGATTATGACGGGTAAATGATGTGTCTGCTACATTTCACGAATTGTTCCTCGCATTCGGCTTTTTATCTTCGAAACTTTTACAATTTGTATTTTCGTTGCTTCATATCATGCACGGTTTTATGTACcttcattttatttctagCGTTATGAGCCAAGGGAGTTTTTTTCTGTCCCTTTGGCCAGCCATTGCAGACAAACGATTAGGTCCGGCGCCGGCGCCTGGAATTCATCCACGTGGCGATACTCATCCTATAATAGGAGTAGAATTACCCGATTATGGAGGAAAAGTATTATTCCCCAATTCCTCGGAATTGCGAGATTATGACGTGGAATCGTTAGACTTCAACTCGTTAGATCAAAATACAcaagaattattaatagatattacaCAGCAAGATACATTCTCGAggtatgttaataatatatgattaaaaatatagaaagacttaaattttttaaatctttgacATTTTGCAAAAGCTGATTCCTATTTCTAGACCGCCTATCGATGAGAGAGAAATTCTATGGGAGAAGAGGCATTATTTACACGACAGACCTGAAGCTTTACCAAAAGTATTACTAGCTGCACACAGTTGGGATTGGGCGTGTCTACCGGATTTACATGCGTCGCTTAGAATTTGGAGTCCACTGCCTCCGGTACAAGCGTTACAATTACTTTTACCATGGTATGTATTTCTATCGATTATTTCTCTATTACAACTCCTGAAGAATCGTCTCGTAGAACGCtgcaatttctatttttttgcagCTTCCCAGATATGAAAGTCAGAGAGATGGCAGTTGACTGGATTCGCGAATTAAGTAATGACGAATTGGTCGATTATCTGCCGCAGTTACTTCAAGCGATGAAACACGAGACATACGAAGCATCACCTCTTACTCGATTCTTATTAGAACGTGCCTTACTTTCGCCGAGAGTGGCTCATTATATTTACTGGTTACTAAATCAAGCGCTGCCGGGACAAAGTCCCCAGGTACAGGTTGGGTTGATCAGCATTGGTGACATTAAATGCTTACGCATTTGTATTAAATGCTTACAGTATGGAttgtagataaaaaataacttttttaattaaagttgtaGAGAATTGCTTCatgcgatatatattattaataataatataaacttttctatattaaataataaaggctttttattttatagaattctGGTGAAATTGCCGCGGAAGATGATAAAGCTATCAGTTGTGCTCGTTATCAACGAAGATTGCAGTTAATGTTGAGAGCGTTATTAGCAGTTATCGGAGATGCGCTGAGAAAGAGTTTCCTCACTCAACAATTGCTAGTTAAAGTGCGCCTTAACTTTTGTATCTTGCTTATTTTAAACAGTCTTGTTTATTTCGAATATACTTTAAGTCGTAATCCGTACAGAACCTGCACGAAGTGGCTGAgaatatcaaaattacaaaggAATCGTTACGAATGGATACGCTTAAAACTggtttacaaaatatacacTGCCAGTTAATGGAAGACGATGGAACATGCTTACCACTGTCTCCTAGCAAACTAGTGTTCGGTATCAATGTACAGACATGTGCCTATTTCCCGTCGTTCACTCTTCCGTTgaaaattaactttatcaGTTGTGACAATGTTATAAGCCCAGCAATCTTCAAGGTACGTTTTTGCGATGGGTAATCCgtaaaaattttctacaaaacactattttcttcgaaattaatatcgaaaaatttgatattaacaTACATTGTACTTTTTGTTTCCAGGTGGGCGATGATTTGCAGCAGGATATGTTGACTCTCCAAATGGTACGCATTATGGACAAATTGTGGTTGAAGGAAGGCCTCGATTTGAAAATGGTCACTTTCGCCTGTGTGCCCACTGGTCACAAACGCGGAATGATAGAAATGGTAACAGACGCAGAAACGTTACGGAAGATCCAAGTTGAGTTTGGGCTAACCGGATCGTTTAAGGATCGACCGATCGCGGAGTGGCTTGCGAAGCATAATTCTTCAGAATTAGAATATGAGAGGGCGGTAGAAAATTTCACTGCTTCTTGTGCCGGCTATAGCGTTGCCACTTACATTTTAGGAATTTGTGATAGACATAATGATAATATCATGCTAAAGACATCTGGTCACTTGTTTCATATTGACTTTGGAAAGTTTCTCGGTGACGCACAAATGTTTGGAAACTTCAAGAGGTGAGTATGTTATATTTCATCTATTTCTGGATTATACTATGTAccatattcttattttaaatataaaagatgagAGATATATGTAATcttatgttacatttttaatcaGAGATAGGACGCCATTTGTGCTGACGTCCGATATGGCATATGTTATAAATGGTGGTGATAAACCTTCAGCGAAATTTCATCATTTCGTGGACTTGTGCTGCCAAGCTTTTAATATAGTGCGAAAACATGGAAATCTTATTCTTCATCTTTTTGGACTGGtatgttttaaaatagttttaagcTTAGAGGTAAATAATTGGTCACTAATGTGGTAcaagtaacatatataaatcttttagttttcaataatttttttacacaaatagCTATATACGACAACcttcgttaaattttattaacgtaatatttttaaattttagtttagataaataaattttaaacagctcaaatttaagtaatattgaataaattattttgggaagatataattttagtatGAATAgctgatatatattttgaattaatttctattataaatgcacatacattttatgcaaaggttttgaaaaattttagaatatatttgaaataaagaatttatcagTTGTATGGTCACCACACCGTTATGAAAACAATAAAACCACAACGGAAGAACATATCCGTGTGCTTTATCAGAAACCGGACCGCTATCTCACTAAACTATATGCGATGTAGTTAATTAGTATTTATCGCCCGCGCTCCCATAATATCGTATGTTGCAGCAGTCTGAGTCAATCATgttaagagtaaagtaccGTTGGGAGTGAATAAAAAAGTTGAGGAATCATTATAAAGTCCAATAGCATTTATATAAGGATCGCGCggtgtaaaaaaatagatttatttgttgttttaatattcaacGAATAAATCGCAATGGATAAGTTAATATCGCGAAAGAATCTTCTCAGTGATCTGCACAA
This genomic interval carries:
- the Pi3k68d gene encoding phosphatidylinositol 4-phosphate 3-kinase C2 domain-containing subunit beta isoform X3 → MSHYSRNTCDQKTAVIDHEKKYQEDLEQAKALSLESLALEKYRLEKLRLELSNVQQACLAQNNVCNTNSVSETDSLQGERLQCRSRPRPGSINTNQKSTVILAPPPPIPCRRNSTTTASNQDSSTDLINFTSPVKQDNLAEYCSAPPPPPPKAASLEPKWDTHPSLLKKQSRVSRSNSSVSAYHSRDFRYHSLSPGPRSSTAPCTPGTPGISPIMSRASSVSNNVPDIAPQPAWKSVIFKHFFFTQIPPLPMNYRPTVPPAICGTPFLDDEKLNVLKVIEKKPNSNLIDLNSFEQTEDKTNVRVSVLEAFDPLLIKTDNGNNSIPEHKDDSQSQVSGSVYDPFDPFDYMYSTNESVNSDPVYAAVEKSAKSPAVSPAAPPPLPPRNSSAWNTIERRRTSLDRRQKRQTRLYENLTVIKTRSSLHDCDLKAFHNMIKSIRSEFPFNNPSTNIGYVVSPIMENLYPDGTSIKLVVHPQLLNNDKDPVSSITFTCNVNCSVEHVILNVACSLEDEDTVNVEKYCLRVWGLAEYLAPNTTLAQYEYIHLCIKLEKDIELAIMSRAQIKQSIARTLQDDNCDQTLKLEDILPNEPSQPISYDTLVILLETVEKEMERVETAALQLATTNQGSTLLPQLQPHGVVQAVKAVCALMGNIETFEITEAIDNFVNACCQFLPQAHTANIDCKKPEIIHEDGDYAVVTLRKKFPDVIASHCHKIRDAIQELVETYCHAFRVDFQLNNKGEFSTNTLIATEVIDTILVRVGALHRLPTTWKHDDYIVAAQIFHGTRPVGNPVLSEPMTVSTNFYPRILFNSWLEFRGISVCQVPREARLVLVLYGRTLQPAEHESNSSAENAMQKEELGWGAIQFFDYDGVMSQGSFFLSLWPAIADKRLGPAPAPGIHPRGDTHPIIGVELPDYGGKVLFPNSSELRDYDVESLDFNSLDQNTQELLIDITQQDTFSRPPIDEREILWEKRHYLHDRPEALPKVLLAAHSWDWACLPDLHASLRIWSPLPPVQALQLLLPCFPDMKVREMAVDWIRELSNDELVDYLPQLLQAMKHETYEASPLTRFLLERALLSPRVAHYIYWLLNQALPGQSPQNSGEIAAEDDKAISCARYQRRLQLMLRALLAVIGDALRKSFLTQQLLVKNLHEVAENIKITKESLRMDTLKTGLQNIHCQLMEDDGTCLPLSPSKLVFGINVQTCAYFPSFTLPLKINFISCDNVISPAIFKVGDDLQQDMLTLQMVRIMDKLWLKEGLDLKMVTFACVPTGHKRGMIEMVTDAETLRKIQVEFGLTGSFKDRPIAEWLAKHNSSELEYERAVENFTASCAGYSVATYILGICDRHNDNIMLKTSGHLFHIDFGKFLGDAQMFGNFKRDRTPFVLTSDMAYVINGGDKPSAKFHHFVDLCCQAFNIVRKHGNLILHLFGLMTSSGIPGVTVDAVSYVQKALLPGQTNPEAAATFARMIESSLKSWFTQFNFFLHNLAQMRFSGEHTEGELLSFIPRTYTMQQEGELTSVQVHGYQKRYDPEKYYMYILRIQRKGQPDPTYLFRSYKEFCEFYQKLCIHFPLAKVTSLPSGMSVGRSNIKQVADKRRADIEKFLVSLFKMAPEISQSDLVYTFFHPLLRDQKNPDIRLRKVKVGNNWWAEKRVRDNVQSGQIKLALHYVRGTLSVMVCHARGLPKVANAQEPNTYVKVYLKPDPTKATKRKTKVVKKNCHPSFMEMLEYRMPLEVIRERTLEATIWNHDTLQENEFLGGISLPLGRLDLTNETIEWFPLGNVR